Below is a genomic region from Numenius arquata chromosome 8, bNumArq3.hap1.1, whole genome shotgun sequence.
ttgaacccctccagggatggggcagccacagcttctctgggcaacctgggccaggctctcaccaccctcacagcaaagaagttcttccccagatctcatctccatctcccctctttcagtgtcaaacccttccccctcgtcctatggctcccctccctgatccagagtcccttcccagctttcctggagccccttgagggactggaaggggctctaaggtctccccagagccttctcttctccaggctgaacccccccaactctctcagcctgtcctcacagcagaggggctccagccctcccagcatctccatggcctcctctggccctgctccaagaggtccatgtccttctgctgttggtggccccagagctggaggcagcactggaggggggggtctccccagagcggagcagaggggctgaaTCCCCcccctcgtcctgctggccacgctgctggggatgctgcccagggtgcggggggctttctgggctgccagcgcatgttgccggggcgtgtggagcttctcctccaccaacacccccaagtccttctcctcagggctgctctccgtcCATTCTCCGTCCGCCCTGGATTTGTGCCCGGGGAAGGAGACGCtaattccctttttcccagcaaaagcttatcctgctgcttctccctctcgGGATGACGGGGTCTGGGGTCCAGCCccagccgcggggccgggcgggctcagccgggggcgggccgggggcggcgcggcggggccggggctggcggcggcggcggcgtggtGCGGAGCACACGGCGGTGTCCGCACCATGGGCTGCGGCTGCTGGCGGCTGCTGGGCGTCGTGTGCCCGCTGCTCCTGCACCTCGGTGAGTGCcaccgggacggggcggggggagcgggaccGGGGAACCCCCCACCCTGCGTCCGGGCTGCCGGTGGCCGCGGCTCGGGCATCCCCGGGCTGtccccggcggggctgggggaagcCGGAGGGTGGGAGCGGGACCCTTAGTTGTCTCCGGTTTTGCTGCCCGTTCCCTCCCCGAGCCGGGCTGCCCCGAGCCCCCCCGGTGTCCGCGGGGGGCTCAGCGATCCGCCGTCGCACGCCGGGCAAGGAGGGAAGCGGCTTcgcggcgctgcccgggggtcGCTCCGCTCGGGCAGGGATGCTCCTCGGGTCCGGCTCTCCAGCCCGGAGCCGTGCCCAAAGCCGGCCCTGCCCGCCCACCCCACGCTCCGGCTGGCTTTCCCCGCCCGCCCTCCTTCCCCCGGGACCTGTAGGGCACCCTGCCCGCCGGGGAACGGGCACCCCGCAGATCCTGCGCCTCACCGGCACCAACTTGCGGTCTCCgtgctctccccctcctcccagagccaagggaggagaCCGTCTGGCTCTGGGTGCAGCGGTACCCGGTGGCATCCCTGCCCCGAAGAGGGGTGTAGGGGGTGGAGCACGGGGACCCCCAAGCCCGGAGCAGTTCTGGAGCTGGGAGGGTGGATGATCCCAAAGCAGGACGGCTGCCTCGAGGCTCGCTTGGAGCCAGCGTTGCTCTGCAGCACCCggggctccctccctgcctttccctcgGGTCTCTCTCCCTGCCGGAGCCGGAGGGAAGGTTTTTTCCCATGCGGTTTTTGCGGTGGGGTAGCAGAGGTGATTTGCCCTCCTGgtttctgctttctgcctgccctgcccagcctcatGCCGAGGGAACCGGGCGGAGGAGAGGGCTCACGCCGGGCATTAGGGGAGCCAGGGAGACCAAAATccagcctgcagcagggaccagCTGGCCGACATCTGCTGGCCCCAGCAGCCAATGTGTCCCTGGGCTTAGTCGGAGAAGTGCTTGTTGCCTGGCTGGGTCAAAACAGGAGGAACAGATCCCGCTTTCTCCGTCAATACCTATGATATTCGCAACCCACGTGGCTGCCATCAATCCGAGACTTTCCTCGGTGATGTGGTCAGGGGGTTTCTCATCACGAACACCCGCTGTGACAGGCTGAGGTTTCAGGCTTGCCCCAGTCTTGGTTTCGGCCACAGCCACTTTGCTCAGGGCCGAGTTCCAGGGGTACAGGCATGGGATGCCAGCGGCACGGCACACAGCTCCCTGGAGACATCTTGGCTGCCTTGGCAGCTGCCAGGcaactttctgctgcttctgagggTTCCTTCCCACAGGAAACCCCTCCGGGACTGTCCTTAGGCCTTTTTAGCATCCTCAGCTGAGAGAGTTCCCGGGCGCACACGTACGACGCTTCCGAAAGTCTCACACCTCCTGTGCTGTGGCGCTGCGGGACCCCCAGGGCAGAGCCAAGCTGACCACGCAGCATTTCCCTGTGACCTAGCCACACACCGGCTCTTCTTGGGCTTCCCCCAGCTGTGGATGGCACTCACGGTTGTCCCCAACACACCCTGTCACCTAGCACCCCATGGCTGGCACCCAGGTTTGGCCAGTCCCTGTGGTCCATCccttgcagagcagagcagggaattGGGGCTTCCCGGGGTGAAGCAGCTGGAGTTGCAATTGTACCTcttccttttgtgctttttctttcacctttcctttttccccttcccttttccctttctctttccttttctcttccccttcccccttcccccttctcctttcccatccccttctccttcctcgtccacttgttcttcccctttccttccctcttccccttcccctttctctctcccctcttccccttccccccttcctttttcccccttcccttttcccccttccctttttccacttcccctttctcctttcccttttcccctttccccttctctcccactGCAGTAGGAGCAGGGACTCCAGCTCGCTGAGcctttgcttttgtggtttttgtttgtgttttttgttttgtttgtttttttttttctgttgtagtcCCAAATTAATCTTTGCTGTCAGGGGATAAAAGCCGGGACAGATGGCTCCGGAAAGAGCCCGGGGGCCGGAGGCAAGGCGGCCGGCAGGCAGCTCTTACCCCGCGGCTAATGGCAGCGTCGCTTGTGGGGTCACCACATCACGACATGTAGGGCTCCTGGGCCAGGGGAGAAGGTTCCCTCCAAGCCTGGGAAGAGGATGCCATGGGGGGGTCTGGCAGCATGTGGTGCCAGTCCCTTGCCACATTTCGGGTGTCATCCCAGCCTGGTCACACTGCCCCTGAGCCGGGCAGGCAATGGccgctgggggggtccccaggggctcagctgtgtctcTCCCCACAGCTGCAAGCCAGGAGCCCGTCAGCATGGCGGGGAAGTGTGACACCATCTACAAGGGCTTCGCCAGCTGCCTCATCAGCCTAGGGGACAACATGGCCCAGAGCGTCTggcggcagcaggaggagggcagcgaGGAGGCGCAGGAGCTGGACACCATCTGCAAGTGAGTGTCCTCCGTTCCCATGGGGACAGGTTGGGACGGCCGGGTGACCTTGCCAACAGCGGTCCCCCATCACTCCTGCCCCGTCTCCCCAGGTCCTGGGACGACTTCCACGCCTGCGCCAACGAGGTGCTGTCGAGCTGCCCCGAGGAAGCAGCTGCCATCTGGGAATCACTGCGCCGGGAGTCCCGCAAGATCCAGTTCCAGGGCAACCTGCAGGAGCTGTGCAGCGCCCGGGGCCGCCTGGCCAGTGCCCGCGGTTCGCCGGCCGCCGAGACCAACCAGGCCACGCTGCGGGGCTTGGCCGCCACGCTGCGACCCCGTCTGCTGGCCCTTTTGGCCCTGCCACTGCTGGTGGCCCGGCTCTAGCCCTGCGGGTGCCCGGGTAATGCCCCGGGTCGGTCCCCTGGCAGTGGCCAGGCACTGGCACCCGCGGTCCCTGCCGAGcccaccttccccccccgccaGGCATCCCTCGTGGGGCACAGTCCTCTCCTGGAGCCCTTCAGAtggatttatatttatattaaaagacGCTTTTACATTTCTCCTGTCTCTCTGCCATGGGATGCCCTTTGCGTTCTTCCCACGCTCCACGTTTGCTCTGGGGGTTGGAAAGGGGATGTTCCCCAGACCAGCCCTGGAGAGGGTCACTGGGGAGGGGGGCTCTGTGGCTCTGTCCACCCCCAGCGCATCACCTGTGGCTGCACTAGGAGCCCACGGGACCCCAACGGCACTGGGGAGGGCTGGACCGGGGATTCCCACCGCTCCTGAGAGCTGCTTCCCAGGGCTGTCCGATTATTCCCTTTAGAGATGGGTCAAATGGTGTCTTTATTTTAAGGGGCATCTTGGGGAAACATCGATTGCTTCTCCTCTGATGGGCAACTCCGGTGgcctccattttatttttgtcctgctATGTTTGGTCCTATTAACAGACATCAAGGAAATTGGGGTTTGAAGGGAAGAGAGGGTGGGTTTTTAGCCGAGGTGATACCTGGGACCTGAAGCTCTCATCCAGGTCCAAGTGGAACTTGATGAAGTTAAAGCAAGACGACGTCCTGGAGTTTAACTTGGTTAAACTTGTGTCAATCAATGGAAGATGCTCTTATTCCCATCCCTGTTGCTGTTACGCTGCAAacgtcagatatttttttccctagcatGCTAAAACCCATCGTGGCAAACCAGTTCATTCCCCTAGACGTAGGCTGGTGAAGTGACCTCCCTGCTCTCCAGGGAACAGCCGTCTCCCCTCGCCTGCCACCTGAAGGGACATTAAAATGGCAAATGGGCCACCCCATTATTGCTCGATTCATCGCAAAACCTCTTCCTGCAAGGCCTGGCCACTTAAACTTGTGGTCGCCAACCTCTGGGGTGTCATCCTGGCTGCCTCGGTTCCCTGCCAGCGTCTGGGACCAGGGAATGCCGCCTGGATTTCTGTGCCATGGTGCATCCTGTGGGGTGAGCGGTCACTGCTGATCCCCCAGCTTTACGGGGGTACCCCACAATTATTTCATTATCCAGCCTGGACTGGGCTGGGGACGGACACAAAACATCGCATGGGGAGctttgaggaggaacttcttcactttgagggtggcagagccctggaacaggctgcccagggaggtggtggagtctccttctctggagacattccaaacccgcctggacacgttcctgtgggacctgctctgggtggacctgctctggcagggggctggactagatgatctccagaggtcccttccaaccccatatcattctgtgattctgtgagctcaCAGGACACAAGACAAAATGCCGTCCCGGTTCTCCTGAGCCAGCAGCTGCCTCTCCCTGTGTTTAACACTGGCGCCGAGGGGGGGGAGATGATAATCCGCCAATTCCTTCTTTTCCAGTTCCCGACGATACTGTGTTTAAGGGTGAATTAATGCCAGATCCCCGCAGCCTGGCTAAGAGGATAAATGCCAGATGGGCGCAGCGCCCGTTGCCACGCCGGCACCTCTGCCGGGCCGGCATGGTGGGCTTGCCACCACGGGCACTCCCCATCGTCCTCTGGGGACGTGGCCCGGGAGCTGGAGGGCCACCAAAGCCGTGCTCTGCCAGGCCATCATCCTGATAATGACACTGGCGTGCACCAAATTGTGCCACTTTGGTCCAGCCAGGAGCTTGTGAGTGCCTGGGAAGACCTGCAGGCACCCACCAAACACGCAGGGTTGCATGCAGAAAGACATGTCCCATGCCCTGGGAGATGTCACCATGTGTCCTGCACACCAGCACCTGTCACCACACAAGGCCCACACCCTTGGCTATGCTGCCACACATGTCCTGCAGCTGGAAGGTGTCACCACGTTACAACACATGGCCAAAACCCTTGGCTATGCTGCCACATGCTTCCTGCAGCTGGAAGGTGTACCCATACGTGACATCAGAGCATGTCACCACACAGCCTGCAGGCACTGGAGGCTCcagggagccggggctgggatttggggatGCTGGACTAGGACTGGCCCTTGGGTCACTGCTGCTTGGTGACACACCATGGTGCAAGGGTCCATAGCAGAGCACTGCCCACCATCACTGTGTCATCCCTTCAAGGAGGTGTCCTCAAGGCCGTGAGTGGCAGTGTGACAGCAAGGATGGGCAGGCCAACCCCTGGGAAAGCTCTCCAGGTGCTCCAGGACAAGCAGCCGGTGTCTGTCCTCCCGTTGGGTTAAAGGATTTGGGGCAAGGATTTGGGATAGTCCTAGCGTGGGAAGGGCCAACGGTTTGGGACAGTCCCACCATGGGAAGGGACAACATCTTCGTTCCtgccccccaaaacaaacagctgGTGACCTGCGCACAGTCTGGAGTCTTAAAGCATCTGCCCAGGTTGAAACCCTGGATTGGGAAGGGGGCGGGGGACGACTGGTGGCccctaccaccgggcgcctctgAGCAACCAGCATTCTGTGAAAACCCACCGCTCGGGTTATGAAACTCCGGCGACCTACTTTACACTCCCCGCTTTTGTTCTTAATTCCCAGATATGGCCGCTCTCCAGATTTTGCCCATCAAGGCAAATTAATTGGAGTAGATCCTAATTTGCTCTCTGCTATTCTTTGGGCAGAAGATTAAATGCTCTGCAGACAttatctccctctctcttttctaaGAGACAAAcctgaattattaaaaaaaaaaagaaaaaaagaaaaggggataaAGGAAGGCCGAGTTGGGTTCAGCTGATGTTTGAATTCACTCTTTGTAATCGCAGAAGGGGCCGGGGAGGCTCCCGCATCCCCAGGCAGCTGGAACCAGATGGTGACACTATTCTGGGCAGCTGTGTAAGCGAGACATCACACACGGCACGATGACACGATGGCCAACCTCTCGGCCATGCCGTCTTCGCCACGCGATGGATGAAtcctccattcctttgcccagtgAAATTCCTCCTGGCGAAGGTACCAGCCAGGGAATGACTCCTTGTCTGTGGGGACGCACTTGGGTTTCTCCAACAGGATGGGCTGAAGCCATGTCAgggccaccagaggaggtgggaCAGCTCATTGCCCTCCCACAGACCCCAGTGTCACCATCCCAGTCTGGTGTCCCCATGGAGGAGCGCAACCAGGCACCAGCCTGTCTGGGGAGAGCTGCCTCCAGCCGCTCTCCAGGGGGAGAGGAAGCATCGGGAGCCACACGTAGCCTGGAGGACACTATGTCACAGGGCTGGCCACCACCCAAGCTCGCCTGGGGATTTCTGCCGAGCCAAATGTCCAATTTTCCATAAGGAAATGCCAAAAGGCAACCTCAATCTCCACAGATCGGATGCAGCGGACACAGCTGAGCCAGAGTCACCTCTGCCGCTGGGGCCAtgctcagcccccagcctggcacCCCCTCTGTGCCCAGCTTTGGGGCTGTTTTTTTCTCCACCGAGGCATATGgaaatttggatttcttttttaagcagCTTTAATTGAACATCCTCCCTCTCCGACCTCTGCTCAGCTTTGCCGGGACAACCTTGAGCTCTGGCACAGCATGGCTGCTGACACTCAGGTTCACTGCCGCGTGGGGCTGGGACGCAGCTGAGAGGAAATCCAGGTTTCCCTCTTCACCGCGTGTCCATTTGACGGCAGACAAGGAAACCTGCTGTGCTCTGTGACCTTTCTATGGCCCAGCACAGCAGGAAGCCCCAGGCTCCCCAAATTGCCCCATGCCCTGGGTATGCAGCAATGTCCCAGGGTAGCCTCGGGGTGccaggggatgctggaggtggtgcTGGCCGTTTCCATCACTCCATGGAAAATTACAGCTCGTTGCACCCTAGTGAGACTCCGGATTCAGATAGCAGCGCTGCAGGCGGGTGTTGGATGCAAAGGGAGCTCCAGAGGCCTCTTGTCtgagctcctgctccaagcagggtttATCTTGGAGCTGGAACAGGCAGCtcaaggctggagctgggcacctcCAAGGAGGGAGGAGTCTCCACCTCTCTGGGTATCCACCATCAGCTCAGTGGTCCCAGGCTGCCTTGAGCAGCTTCCACAGGAGAAGCCATGAGGAAGCTGCTGATGGGAGATGCAAAGCCCTAAGGGGAACCCATCCTTGCAGAGGGATGATGGTTCCCAGGAGGGAGCAGCCAGGCTGTGGGGCCACTTCTACTGCTGCTGCTTCGAAGCAATCCCTGCCTCGATGGGCTGAATCCTTCCCATGGCGCCACAGGCAGACTGTGGGTCTTGGGGGTAAGAGCTGGCAGGAGATTTCTGAAcgaaggaggagcagggagaggatccTCTCTTGGGAAAGCAACAGCTTGGAAGAGGGGAGGCAGAACCAGGTGAAAGTCAATCAAGAAATGAGAAGATGACAGCTGTCTGACAGGGCAGTGAGAGGCTGCAGAGTCTCAGAGCTGGGCACCCCCAGTGGCAAGGTGCTTACCCTGGCCATGAAACATTTCTTGCTGGCGAAATTACTCTAGACCGAATAACAGATTTCAGGGCCCAACTTTCACTGACCCCAAACTCAAATCAGGTGCCCAAACTGACAGGCAGTGGCTCACATAGAGGAGAGGAGGGTTCTCCGAGATCCCTGCCCGCTCCCAAGTTCCATCACAGGTTCCACACTTCTGCCACGAGCTATGGGTCCTTCCTGGCCTCGGCCCTGAGTAGTTTGCCGGGCGGATACGTTGGCTTTGTGCGGATGCGTTAGCTTTGTGTGGATGTCTGGTGTGATGTTCTCTTGCCTCTGGTGGGTCTCAGAGCACTACTGCGGCATAAATAATACAAGAAAGAGCCACTCTGATTGAAGTTCTCAGAATTCCATGGTTCCAGCCCAAGAGTTCAATATGTGTTGGCTCTTTGACATTTTTCTGCTGATAATTAGCAGTGGTGATGGACCTGTAGCTGCCTCATTTGATATTCTTATGAGCTGGCAAGGAAACGACGTTGTGAGGAAACGACTAATGGAAAACGCAAAACCCTGAGGAAAACCCATCCTCGCAGAGCGGTTATCCCTGTCCCAGCAGCTGTGGCCAAGGTGAGGCAGTCCCATGCTCCACATCCACCCGGATCAGCTGGGCTGACGAGGAGAGGTGCTTTTTAATTTGCTGGTGGCACCAAGCTGGGATGACCTTGAGAAACAGTCTAAAATAACAGGATCAACTTTAACAGGGACATGTGCAAGTTTTTACACGTTGGGCACAGGGTAAGGCACCTCCCAAGGACACAGTGGGGAACGTGTGGCTGTGGAAACATCTCCAGAAGGAAGACGGGAGGGTTATAGGGCTGAAAACacaccagcagcaccactgctGTGTGGGAACACAAGAACAGGCTAATTTCCCTTGAAGGAAACTGTACAACTCACCGGATCTGTCAAGTCCAGCCCAATCATCCCCTTCTCAGACATCTCACTCATTGCATTTCCGTAGCTTATCTGGAATTAACATGGAAAAGGAACTGATGACAATAGCAGGCATCAGCAGGTATAACTTCTATTACGGTGTGTCTTACTAAGCATTTTAAACAGCCGTAGAGCCCAGGagtgttaaaataaaagcagctatttttaaaagcatggtaGGAGTGTGAAAATAGCCCCTCTCCACTCAAACCACGTCGGGAATGACGTGACAGCCAGGctggaaacaaaacacaacagtgtGGTGTTTGTGTCTTCCCTGGAGAAAGATGTGTCGTCAGTGTCTCTGCAAGAAGGTGTCATCCCTCGCCCTGCtctgtccaggtcactctgggGTTGAAACATGGAGTGTTTTGTTTAAGGATGGAGAAGGGGGATGAGGAAGAAAGTCCACTGGCAGTTACCAAGCAAGCTTTGCAGGTTTTGTCGCACTTAGtagctggggaaaagaaaggagaaaggaatgcGCCTCGTTATTCTGTTGTGCACAAGAGCGAGCCCACAGGGACCTGCCAAAAAAAGGGCTGACGCTTCCGGGCGATTTTCTTGCAAAGGGAGTGTTTTTCCAGAGCCCTGCAGCCCAGCGGGGAGCCCTCAGAGCCGCTTGGTGGGAGCAGCTCTCCCAGGCGCTGCTGGGGAGccgtttgggttgggtttggctCCAGAAAGGAGGTGAGGAGTCGTCCCTCCTCAGGCAGTGGTGTCACCCTGGCTGCCCCTCAGAAGCGGGAGTGTGGGGAGTGGGAACAAGCAAGTTGGGGGTGGGGCGCTCCTGCTCAGGCGGTGGGGCTGAGGGCATCCTGGGACCCACAGGGCTGAAGGGGGTCCTGGGCCCTGTGGGGTGACAGGAGTCCTGGAGACTGTGGGGCTGAGGAGGTCCCAGGGCCTTGTGGGACTGAGGAGGGTCTGGGGCCTgtgggggctcctggggcccaTGAGGCTGAGGAGGATcctggggtctgtggggctgagggggatcTAGGGACCTGTGAGGCTGAGGGATGGCCAGCCTTGTGAGTCTGAGGGGGCCtctggggctctgtggggctgaggggatcCCAGGGCCCGTGGGGGCTCCCGGGGCCTGGGGGTCTGAGGGGCCTCTGGGGCTCAGAGAGCTGAGGGGGCCCTGGGTCCCACAGTGCTGAGGGGATCCGGGGCCCGTGGGGCTGAAGGGCTCACAGGGCCCTTGTGGGATCCCGGGTCCCACGGGGCTGAGGGGATGCCGTGGCCCGCGAGGGCTCCCGGGGCCTGtgggtctgaggggacgggaccggggccggggcccgggAGGGTGTTCCCAGCGGCCCCCGCAGGGGGCGCCAGAGGGCGAACGGCGGAAgagcgccccgccccgccccggccacgCCCACCGCCGTCTCCGCCAATCGCCAGGCGCGGTGTCCTCGCCCGCTCCCGCCTCCTCGTCCCCCCGGCTCACGGTGATGACGTCAGAAGGCGGCGCCGAGCCGCGGGGCCGGAGCGGGCTGAGGTGAGTGTGGGCTcggccgccgcccggggccgcccgcttCGCTCCGGGCTGGGGAGGCGGCAGCCCCGGCTCCAGCCCTGGCCCTCCCACCTCCGCCTCCCCTTCTCGGGGGCGTTGGTGGCTCAGCCCAGCGGCGCGACAGCCGTGCGGCCCGCGAGGGCGCGGCGGGCCCGGCGCCTCTGCCCTATCGCTGTCCGGGGGCAGCGGGTACAGGCGGGCCCGGAGCGTCTCCTCACCGGGCCGGGGAGGGTGCGGGGCTTCCCAGGCCTGGCGCCGAGACTGCAGCGGGAGGAGCTACCCGCCCAGCCTTGGGTCCCCTCCCTGGAAAGGTTGGGGGGGAAACGGCCTGGTTCGGAATGagttatgaaaaataataagaGTTTGGGAAATCCCGGTTGGTTTGACTGGTTGTATCCTGCAACCGGCTCCGGCATAGCTGCCTGGAGTGCTGCAGGAGCCCCAGCCCTGGTTCTCCCCTCAGAAACCCACCGAAGGCTTACACTGCCAGGCTGGTAACACCAGGTTTGTGCCAGGCAATAAGATGCACTTTGAAATTTATTAGTAAAATTAAAGGTCAGgccttttttccctgctgtgctgcGTTGGCATAAGTGTGATTTGAAGGTTGCTGTGTGTGAGCATTTCCTAATGTAGTTAAGAGCTGATGTCTTCAAGTTTCTTACAAGTTGTGAGGTATTTAATTGGTGGTGGAAGGGCTGCTAGGCCTCGGGTGGGTTTGCCAGGTGGCTGACACTCCTTATCCATAGGGACACCCGCAGGACGAAACTATTCAGGCCCTGATATTTTCAGAGAGGTAGAGGACACTTCTGAACCAGCAGGAGTTGAGGTGTTGCCCAGCAGAGCCATAGGAGGCAACATGCTGGTTGTCCAAGGAGGGAAGCAGGTAGATGTTGAAGCATAAACCCCATGTTCCTTCTCACCGCTTACGACTCCAGCTCAGGTGTGCTGTCCTCTCGCCAAGAGTTTGGACCTGCCGAGTATGTGATTTTCCTGCTCAGGGGGCTTGTAATGCCCCATTTCTCTAATGCATTAGTTCCTTTTCACAGACTCTCAGTGATTAATACACAGGAACGTTTCCACCTGCACTGATGTGGAATTAAAGTGCTTGGTTGCTGGCTGTGGCGCGCAGCTCGGGGCTTCTGTAGGCTTCACTGAGACCCTTGTGTGTACGAGGAAGAGCCACTGACATACTGGCAGTCGATGCCTGATCTCAGTTAATGTTATTAGTGGATTTATATACAAGATTTTCAAGCTCAGCGTTTGACCCTTCTCATTGGTTTTGTTTACGGGTAGGACATTTTACACAAGTGTGGAATTACTCTGTAATACCTTGTTTGCAGGTGCTCTCATTCCGTTCATCTATTAGCCTGGTGTGCTTTTAGGCGCAATAATGCTGGG
It encodes:
- the NRN1L gene encoding neuritin-like protein, giving the protein MGCGCWRLLGVVCPLLLHLAASQEPVSMAGKCDTIYKGFASCLISLGDNMAQSVWRQQEEGSEEAQELDTICKSWDDFHACANEVLSSCPEEAAAIWESLRRESRKIQFQGNLQELCSARGRLASARGSPAAETNQATLRGLAATLRPRLLALLALPLLVARL